The following are from one region of the Salvia splendens isolate huo1 chromosome 2, SspV2, whole genome shotgun sequence genome:
- the LOC121767440 gene encoding putative pentatricopeptide repeat-containing protein At4g17915: MRRMCLGLSTKLLNISVASLCRTRQLEKAEAALIDGIRLGVLPDVVTYNILITGYCQVVGFDAGYHVIHRMKEAGINPNLITYNSLMAGATRQGSLACCLDMLDEMLGRGIVPDVWSYNTLMHCFFKMGRPVEAYRIFREILLKNISPCQATYNILINGLCKNGYIKNALILIRNLKRQGYVPQIVTYNILMNALCKLKRWKGIMRLFEEIRELGIAPNAITYTIAMKCCFGSRRYKEGLQIFFEMKSRGYAYDLFSCCTIVAALVKSGRRLAAERCTAHMIKIGYDLDIASYNTLINWHFKEGKLEKAYNLLGVAESRGLDCDIYTHTILIDGLCKAGNFDVAERHLDHMKTMGFNCLVASNCFINGLCKAGYIDYALQVFNASDTRDSCTYSSLVNNLCKQRRYRLAAQLLLSCIRSGMKVLKSDEKNVIQGLTRLGTLYAKRFKLQVRISKLLQY, encoded by the coding sequence ATGAGGAGAATGTGCCTCGGACTATCGACTAAGTTGTTGAATATATCCGTAGCCTCCCTTTGTAGAACTAGGCAATTGGAGAAGGCTGAAGCTGCTTTAATTGATGGAATAAGACTGGGAGTGCTACCGGATGTGGTGACCTACAACATTTTGATAACGGGGtattgtcaagttgttgggtTCGATGCAGGCTACCATGTCATTCACCGAATGAAGGAAGCTGGGATAAATCCGAATCTTATTACCTATAATTCTTTGATGGCTGGTGCCACCAGGCAAGGCTCGTTAGCTTGCTGTCTTGATATGCTTGATGAGATGCTCGGCAGGGGAATAGTTCCTGATGTATGGAGTTATAACACGTTGATGCATTGCTTTTTCAAAATGGGAAGGCCAGTCGAGGCATATAGGATTTTCAGAGAAATTCTTTTGAAGAATATCTCTCCTTGTCAGGCCACATATAACATCCTAATTAATGGACTTTGCAAGAACGGGTACATCAAGAATGCTTTGATATTAATTAGGAATTTGAAGCGTCAAGGATATGTGCCGCAGATAGTGACATACAACATTCTTATGAATGCTTTATGCAAGTTGAAGAGGTGGAAGGGTATAATGAGACTTTTCGAGGAGATCAGGGAATTGGGTATTGCACCAAATGCTATTACTTACACCATAGCTATGAAGTGCTGCTTTGGGAGTAGACGATATAAGGAAGGGCTTCAAATATTTTTCGAGATGAAGAGCAGAGGGTATGCGTATGATTTGTTTTCCTGCTGTACAATTGTTGCTGCTTTGGTGAAGTCAGGTAGAAGACTAGCCGCTGAAAGATGCACCGCACACATGATTAAGATCGGGTATGATCTTGACATAGCCTCGTACAACACCTTAATTAATTGGCATTTCAAGGAAGGCAAACTTGAGAAAGCCTACAACTTGTTGGGTGTGGCTGAATCGAGGGGGCTGGATTGTGATATTTATACCCATACTATCTTGATTGACGGGCTTTGCAAGGCTGGCAATTTTGATGTTGCTGAAAGGCATCTTGACCACATGAAAACTATGGGATTCAATTGCCTAGTTGCTTCTAATTGCTTTATTAACGGTCTCTGCAAAGCTGGCTACATAGATTATGCACTGCAAGTTTTTAACGCGTCTGATACGAGGGATTCATGTACTTACTCTTCCTTGGTGAACAACCTTTGCAAACAAAGGAGGTATCGTTTGGCTGCTCAACTCTTGCTATCTTGCATTAGATCAGGTATGAAAGTACTGAAGTCAGATGAAAAGAATGTTATTCAGGGTCTCACTCGATTAGGCACCCTTTATGCCAAGAGATTTAAGCTACAAGTTCGAATATCTAAACTGTTGCAGTATTGA
- the LOC121784597 gene encoding uncharacterized protein LOC121784597 codes for MQKYTLDYALVPLGLLVMAAYHAWLLRRVIRHPDTTVIGINAANRRLWIRAMMEDPMKNGILSVQTLRNNIMASTVLASTAIMLSSVMAVLMSGGSCGRRPIAAVYGDNSKLGSSIKFFSILVCFLCAFLLNLQSIRYYSHASVLINVPRQRGQSNEKECPVTEEYVWRVVNRGSYFWSMGLHAFYLSLPLFLWIFGPIHMFVSSVVLVFLLHFLDVAADIGTVVAPHEDEEEVEAEEDEESHDV; via the exons aTGCAGAAATACACTCTCGATTATGCATTGGTGCCGCTTGGGCTGCTTGTGATGGCGGCGTATCACGCGTGGCTCCTCCGCCGCGTAATCCGCCACCCCGACACCACCGTCATCGGCATCAACGCTGCCAATCGCCGCCTCTGGATCCGCGCCATGATGGAG GATCCAATGAAAAATGGGATCCTGTCGGTCCAAACACTGCGGAACAACATAATGGCGTCGACGGTGCTGGCGTCGACGGCGATCATGCTGAGCTCGGTGATGGCGGTGCTGATGTCGGGAGGGAGCTGTGGGCGGCGCCCTATCGCGGCGGTGTATGGGGACAACAGTAAGTTGGGATCGTCGATAAAGTTCTTCTCGATCCTCGTGTGCTTCCTCTGCGCGTTCCTACTGAACCTGCAATCGATCAG GTACTACAGCCACGCGAGCGTGCTGATCAACGTGCCTAGGCAAAGGGGGCAGAGTAACGAGAAGGAGTGCCCGGTGACGGAGGAGTACGTGTGGAGGGTGGTGAACAGGGGGAGCTATTTCTGGTCGATGGGTCTCCATGCTTTCTACTTGTCTTTGCCCTTGTTTCTTTGGATTTTTGGGCCCATTCATATGTTTGTGTCCAGTGTTGTACTTGTGTTTTTGCTTCATTTTCTTGACGTGGCCGCGGATATCGGGACCGTCGTCGCTCCTCatgaggatgaggaggaggtggaggcggaggaggacgAGGAGAGTCATGATGTTTGA